The Synechococcus sp. RS9916 DNA segment ATTGCCGTTCAAGCCGCCAGCGCCCGCGGTGATGCCCTCGATCACGTGCTTCTCTATGGCCCTCCCGGGCTCGGCAAGACCACCATGGCGCTGGTGTTGGCCGAAGAGCTGGGGGTGACCTGCCGGATCACCAGTGCGCCAGCCCTCGAACGCCCCCGCGACATCGTTGGTCTGTTGGTGAATCTGCAGCCACGGGAACTGCTGTTTATCGATGAGATTCACCGGCTCACCCGGGTCGCGGAGGAGCTGCTCTATCCGGCGATGGAAGATCGCCGTCTTGATCTCACCGTGGGCAAGGGCAGCACGGCGCGCACCCGCACCTTGGATCTGCCTCCCTTCACGCTGGTCGGTGCCACCACTCGGGCGGGATCGCTTAGTTCGCCGCTGCGGGATCGTTTTGGCCTGATCCAGCGCCTCGAGTTTTACGGCCAGGAGGATCTCGAAGCGATTGTGGAGCGGGCTGCCGGCTTGCTCGGCTTGAAGCTGTCGCCTCAGGGCTGCACCGAAATCGCACGGCGTTGCCGGGGCACGCCGCGGATTGCCAATCGCCTGCTGCGGCGGGTGCGCGATGTGGCCAGCGTGCGGGGGGCAGCCTCAGGTGATCCCGTCGAGGCGACGGTGATTGATGCCGAGCTGGTGGATGAAGCCCTCAGCCTGCATCGGGTGGATGGCCGTGGCCTGGATGCCAGTGATCGCCGCCTGCTGGAGCTGTTGCTTCAGGGGCATGGCGGTGGGCCGGTGGGTCTCGACACCCTTGCAGCGGCCCTCGGTGAAGATTCCACCACTCTGGAAACTGTGGTGGAGCCCTATCTGTTGCAGCTCGGTTTCCTGCAGCGCACGCCCCGTGGCCGCGTCGTCACTGCTGCCGGTCGGCGCCATCTTGGTTGGCCTGTCGATGGAGATCCCGCATCGGGCCAGGAGGTGGCATGACGCGTCTGTGGGCTCTTGTGCTGGTGCTGCTCATGGCCTGGGGTGCGGTTCCTCGCCCTGTCTTCGCGACGCCTGGACTCGATCAGGCCCTGTTTGACCAAGCCCTTCAGGCCAGCCGCAACGGTGACATCGCCGAAGCACTGCCGCTTTGGAATCGGTATCTCGATGCTCATCCAGGTGATGCAGCGGCCCTGAGCAACCGCGGCAATGTGCGCCTGGTGTTGGGGGATGCCGAGGGAGCGATCCGTGATCAGAGCCGCTCGCTCGAGCTGTCACCAGACGAGATTGATCCCCATCTGAACCGCGGAACGGCGGAGGAAGCGCTGCAGCAATGGGATGCAGCGGCTGCCGATTACGACTGGATCCTGGAGCGCGATCCCGCTGAAGCGTCCGCCCTCTACAACCTCGGCAATGTGCGTGGATCCCAGCAAGACTGGACGATGGCTGCTGATCTCTACAACCATGCCGCCCTGGCCAGACCAGGATTTGCCATGGCCCGTTCCAGCGAAGCGATGGCGCGCTACCAACTGGAGCAGTTCGAGCAGGCTGAACGGGAGTTGCGCAATCTGATCCGCCGCTATCCGATGTTTGCTGATGCCCGTGCCGGTTTGAGTGCGCTGCTGTGGAAACAGGGCCAGGGGGGAGAAGCGGAAAGTCATTGGGCCGCGGCATCGGGTCTCGACCCTCGCTATCGCCAGGCCGACTGGCTGCTGTCGGTGCGGCGCTGGCCGCCTGGTCCCACCGCCGACCTGATGGCGTTTCTGGATCTGAAGTCTTGATGAGCGTCACGCCCTGCTGGCAACCGGCTCTGGAGAGGGATTTGCCCGGTTTGCTGGAGCTCCGCCGCCATCTGCATGCCCACCCTGAGCTCAGCGGTGAGGAGCACCAGACTGCAGCGCTGGTGGCCGGAGAACTGCGCCAGCAAGGGTGGCAGGTCCGGGAAGCGGTGGGCCGTACGGGCGTGGTGGCGGATCTTGGCCCTGTGCAAGGGGCCCGCGTTGGTCTTCGGGTGGACATGGATGCCCTGCCGGTGGAGGAGCACACCGATCTGCCCTACGCCTCCCGTCGTCAGGGGGTGATGCATGCCTGTGGTCATGACCTGCACACCTGCATCGGTCTCGGAGTGGCCCGGATGCTGGCGGTGCAGCATGCCGAGACTCCCCTGCAGCGCGGCGTGCGGCTGTTGTTCCAGCCGGCCGAAGAGCTGGCAACGGGTGCTCGCTGGATGCGTGACGACGGTGCTCTGGACGGTCTCAGCGCTCTCTATGGGGTGCATGTCTTCCCGTCGCTGATGGTGGGCACCGTGGGAGTGCGCAGCGGCAGCCTCACGGCTGCGGCGGGCGAGTTGTCGATTGAGGTGATTGGTGAGGGAGGCCATGGGGCCCGGCCCCATCAGTCGGTGGATGCGATCTGGATTGCATCCCGCGTGGTCACGGGGCTGCAGGAAGCGATCAGCCGCCGGCTGGATGCCCTTCACCCGGTGGTGGTGAGCTTCGGGCGCATTGAAGGAGGTCGCGCGTTCAACGTGATTGCTGATCGGGTTTCGTTGCTGGGCACCCTGCGCTGCCTCGATGGCGAGCTGCATGAACGCCTGCCGGGCTGGATTGAGGAGACCGTGAAGGCGATCTGCGCCAGCTTCGGGGCCACCGCTGAGGTCCGCTACCGCTGCATCGCGCCACCGGTGCTCAACGATCCCGCCCTGACCGAGCTGTTGGAGCGTTGCGCCATCGACGAGCTGGGGAAGGCTCAGGTGTTGCGGCTCGATCAACCGTCCCTGGGTGCCGAGGATTTCGCCGAACTGGTCCAGACCATTCCCGGCAGCATGTTCCGCCTTGGAGTCGCAGGGCCTGAGGGTTGTGCACCGCTGCATAACGGTCGCTTTTGCCCGGATGAAGCCAGCCTGGGGGTGGGCATTCGGGTGCTCACGGCCACCTTGTTGGCGTGGATGGGGGAGCCGGCCCAGGAGCCATCGTCATGAGCCGGCCGCGCTACCCCGTCGGTCATGTTTGGTTGTCGTTGGCTGCGCCGCTGCTCACCGTGCTGGGCCTGGTGGCGTTGCTGCAGCGCCAGGGCAACGATCGGCTTCAGGCTTTGCCTGCCATCCTGGTGGGCATCGGTCTGGTGATCAGTGCGGTGGTGGGTCGCCGCCGGCGCCGCCGCCGCTTGCTGCTGGCCCTGCGCAGCACGGCGACCGAGCGTCCCGACTCTCAGCCCCCGCGATGACCTCCATGCCCGAGTCCCAGCCGTTGCCTGACCCTGAGGCGCTGAGGGAAGCGATTGGTTCAGGGGATCCCATGCGGGCCTTGCCGTCCCTGGCTCGGCTGCGGGAATTCCCATCCACCGACGATGACGCCTTGGTGGTGCCCTTGTTGATCTTGGGCAGTGAGCAGTCAGCCTTTGTGGTGCGCTCCCTCAGTTGCAGTGGTCTGGGCATGCGCCGCAATGAGCAGGGTTGGGCTGTGTTGACCCGGTTGGTGTCTGCGGATGAGGACGCCAATGTGCGCGCGGAAGCCGCCAATGCCCTGGCCAGTTTTGGGGTGGAGCGCTCCTGGACCTTGCTGCGCGAGCGCTTTGTCGTTGATGACGCCTGGCTGGTGCGCTGCAGCATCCTGTCGGCCTTCGCCGAGGACCCGTCGATCAACCCGGCCTGGTTGTTGGACCTGGCGCAGCTGGCGATCAACGATGGCGATGGCACCGTTCGGGTGGGTGGCGCTGAAATCCTGGGGCGCCTGGTCCATGACAGCGCTCCCCAGGCGGCCGAGGCCCGCGCTTTGCTGCAGGAGTTGCAGCGGGACGGGGATCACCGGGTGGTGGCTGCTGCCCTGAATGGGTTGCAGAGCTGAGCAGGCGGCGCTTGCTAGGTTTTACGTACCACTAGGGGTGCCAGTTTCGTTGCTTTAACGGCCTGGCTGAGATCACACCCTCCGCACCTGATCCGGGTCATGCCGGCGCAGGGAAGTGACCAAGCGTGATCACCGGCCTGCCGGCCCCTGGGCGTCCCATCGCTCTTGTCTCATGCGTGCTTCCTGGGTGTCGGCTCGAAAGGGTCAGGCCAATGTGTCCCAGATGCATTACGCCCGTCAGGGCCTGATTACCGAGGAAATGGCCCATGTGGCCAAGCGCGAGAACCTCCCTGAGTCGCTGATCATGGAGGAGGTTGCTCGGGGACGGATGATCATCCCCGCCAACATCAACCACACCAACCTGGAGCCGATGGCGATCGGCATTGCCAGCAAGTGCAAGGTGAACGCCAACATCGGTGCGTCGCCCAATGCGTCCGATGCAGCTGAGGAAGTCAAGAAGCTGCAGCTGGCCGTCAAATACGGTGCCGACACCGTGATGGATCTCTCCACCGGTGGCGTCAACCTCGATGAGGTGCGCACGGCGATCATCAATGCGTCCCCTGTGCCCATCGGCACGGTGCCCGTCTATCAGGCCCTTGAGAGCGTGCATGGCTCGATTGAGCGCCTCTCGGAAGACGACTTCCTGCACATCATCGAGAAGCACTGCCAGCAAGGCGTCGATTATCAGACCATCCACGCGGGTCTGCTGATTGAGCACCTGCCCAAGGTGAAGGGCCGCATCACCGGCATTGTGAGCCGGGGTGGCGGCATCCTGGCTCAGTGGATGCTGTATCACCACAAGCAGAACCCGCTGTACACGCGCTTCGACGACATCTGCGAGATCTTCAAGCGCTACGACTGCACCTTCTCGCTGGGTGACTCCCTGCGCCCTGGTTGTCAGCATGATGCTTCGGACGCTGCCCAGTTGGCCGAATTGCACACCCTCGGGGAACTGACCCGTCGCGCTTGGCAGCACGACGTGCAGGTGATGGTGGAAGGTCCGGGTCACGTGCCCCTCGATCAGATCGAGTTCAACGTCAAGAAGCAGATGGAGGAGTGCAGCGAGGCACCCTTCTATGTGCTCGGTCCTTTGGTCACCGATATCGCCCCGGGTTATGACCACATCACCTCAGCGATTGGTGCGGCCATGGCCGGTTGGCACGGCACCGCGATGCTCTGCTACGTGACCCCCAAGGAGCACCTCGGTCTGCCCAATGCAGACGACGTGCGTGAAGGCTTGATCGCGTACAAAATCGCGGCCCATGCCGCAGACATTGCTCGTCACCGTCCTGGTGCACGCGATCGCGATGATGAGCTCAGCCGTGCCCGTTACAACTTCGACTGGAACAAGCAGTTCGAGTTGTCCTTGGATCCCGAGCGAGCCAAGGAATATCACGACGAAACCCTGCCGGCTGACATCTACAAGCAGGCCGAGTTCTGCTCCATGTGCGGACCCAAGCACTGCCCGATGCAGACCAAGATCACCGATGCCGATCTTGAAGGCCTCGAGGATGTGCTCAAGGCCCAGGGTGCCGCTGAGTTCACTGCGGTGAAGCAGGACAAGGCTTGATCCTCAGCCCTCAGGAGGCTTCAGCTCAAACGTCTTCACCCCCGGTGTCACCACCGGGGGTTTTTTGATGGCGAGGACTGCACTGATGGTTCTCATGTCTTGTGTGCAGCCCCGCGTCTGGATTGCGTGAGGGCCTGTCATTGGGCTGGATGAGCCCTGGGGCGGATGGGCTTTGCGCTTTCAGTGCTCCCGTGAACCCTTGGCAGCACGTTGCCGAAACAGGTTGTAGCCATGAAAAAAGCCCTCCCGAAGGAGGGCTGAAGCATTCAACAGAACGCGGGTGTGTGGGCTCAGCCCAGCAGTGCCTTGGACTTGGCCACCACGTTGTCGACAGTGAAGCCAAACTTCTCCATGCAGACGCCGCCGGGGGCGGAAGCACCAAAGCGGTTCATGGTCACGCTGTCGCCATCGAGGCCGATGAAACGGTGCCAACCGAAGGCTTCTGCTGCTTCCACCACGATGCGCTTGCGCACGGCGGAGGGGAGCACCTGCTCCTTGTAGGCGTCGCTTTGCTCGTCGAACAGCTCCACACAGGGCATGGACACCACGCGCACTTTCTTGCCTTCAGCGCTCAGCTGCTTGGCAGCCTGGACGCAGAGGTCGAGTTCGGTGCCGGTACCGATCAGGATCAGCTCAGGGGTGCCCTCGCAGTCTTCGAGGATGTAGCCGCCGAAGGCCACTTTCTCGATCGAGGAGTTGGCCTGGTTGACCATTCCCTGACGGCTGAGGCACAGAGCGCTGGGGCGTTTGCGGTTCTCAATCGCCAGCTTGTAGGAACCGCTGGTTTCGTTGCCGTCGCCCGGGCGGAACACCAGCATGTTGGGCATCGCCCGTAGGGAGGGGATGGTCTCGATCGGCTGGTGGGTGGGGCCGTCTTCGCCCACGCCGATGGAGTCGTGGGTGAGCACGTAGATCACGCCCAGTTCGCTCAGCGCCGAGAGGCGCATGGAGCCGCGCATGTAATCGGCGAAGACCAGGAACGTGCCGCCGTAGGGGATCAGACCGCTGTTGTGGTACGCGATGCCGTTGAGGATCGCGGCCATGGCGTGCTCGCGCACACCGAAGTGCAGATAGCGCTTGTCGGGGCTGTCGGCCTGGAAGGAACCGGTCTCGCCCTTGATGTCGGTGTAGTTGGAGTGGGTGAGGTCAGCGGAGCCGCCAATCAGTTCGGGCAGGTTGGGGCCCAGAGCACCCAGACAGATCTGGGAGTGCTTACGAGTGGCTAAGCCGCCATCTTCAGGGGTGTAGGTGGGGAGATCCTTGTCCCAGCCCTCAGGCAGTTCGCCGCGCAGCATGCGCTCGAACAGTGCTGCTTCAGCGGGGTACTGCGTGCGGTAGGTGGCCAGGGTCTGGTTCCACTCGGCCTCGAGGCTGGCGCCGCGCTCGATGGCTTGGCGGAACTGGTCGTAGGCCTCCTGGGGCACCTCGAAGGGGCCGTAGTTCCAGTTGAGCTGCTGACGGGTCAGAGCGGTTTCGTCATCACCCAGAGGAGCACCGTGCACACCGGCGGTGTCGCTCTTGTTGGGGGAGCCGTAGCCGATGGTGGTGGTCACCTTGATGATCGAAGGCTTGTCGGTGACAGCCTTGGCGGCCTCAATCGCCTTGGCGATGGCATCTACATCAGTGTTGCCATCGGCCACGTGCTGAACATGCCAGCCATAGGCCTCGTAGCGCTTGAGAACGTCCTCGGTAAAGGAGACGTCGGTGCGCCCATCAATGGTGATGTTGTTGTCGTCGTAGAGGGCGATCAGCTTGCCCAGCTTCAGGTGACCAGCGAGGGAGGCAGCTTCCGACGACACACCTTCTTGGTTGCAGCCGTCACCCATCACCACATACGTGTAGTGGTCGACGAGGTTGGCGTCGGGCTTGTTGAACTTGGCGGCCAGGTGGGCTTCAGCGATAGCCAGACCAACGGCGTTGGAGATGCCAGCGCCGAGAGGGCCGGTAGTCACTTCGACACCAGGTGTCTCAAAGGTTTCGGGGTGACCGGGTGCCTTGGAGCCCCACTGGCGGAAGGTCTTGATGTCGTCGATGGTCACCGAGTCGTACCCGGTGAGGTGGAGCAGTGCGTACAGCAGCATGCAGCCATGGCCGGCCGACAGCACGAAGCGGTCACGGTTGAACCACTTGGGGTTCTTGGGGTTGTGCTTCAGGAACTTGTCCCACAGCGCGTAGCCCATGGGTGCGCAGCCCATCGGGAGGCCGGGGTGGCCGCTCTTGGACTTGTTGATGGCGTCAACGGCCAGCATGCGGATGCTGTTGACGCAGAGCGTGTCGATGGATGCGGGCGCGGCGACCATGGCGTTGTGATGAAAAAGCGGTAAAAGATGTCGTCAGTCTGAAACAACGCGGTCAGCGGCCATGGAAGGCACGCTGATCGCTGCAGATTCAGGCCATGCGACGGAAGGCGAGGCAGACGTTGTGGCCGCCGAAGCCGAAGGAGTTGGACAGCACAGTGCCCAGTTTGAGCTCACGGGCCTGGTTGGGCACGACATCCAGATCACAGTCGGGATCGGGATTGCTGTGGTTGATGGTGGGAGGCACGACGCCGTTCTGCAGAGCCAGAACACAGGCCACAGCTTCAATGCCGCCAGAACCACCCAAGAGGTGACCGGTCATCGACTTGGTCGAACTGACTGCAATCTCCAAGGCCCTGGATCCGAGGGCGCTCTTGATAGCAGAGGTTTCGTTCTTGTCGTTGGCGGGGGTACTGGTGCCGTGGGCGTTGACGTAGTCGACGCTGTCAGCACTGATCTGGCCGTCCTCGAGGGCGAGGCGAATGGCGGCGGCGCCACCAACACCCCCTGGTGTTGGTGCGGTGATGTGGTGCGCATCGCAGGTGGTGCCGTAGCCGACCACTTCGGCCAAGATCGTGGCGCCACGGGCTTCCGCATGGGCCAGGGTCTCGAGCACGAGCACACCGGCGCCCTCGCCGATCACAAATCCATCGCGCTCCTTGTCGAACGGACGGCTTGCGGTGGCAGGGTCGTCGTTGCGGAATGACAGGGCCTTGGCACTGGCAAAACCGGCAACGCCAAGAGGCGTGATGGCGGATTCGGCTCCGCCGCAGACCATCACGTCAGCTTTGCCCAACTGCAGCAGTCGGAATGCATCGCCGATGGCATTGGAGCCGGCAGCGCAGGCGGTGGCCACAGCTGAACTGGGGCCTTTGGCACCCAAAGCAATCGCCGCGAGGCCTGTGGCCATGTTCGGGATCATCATCGGCACCGTGAACGGGCTCACCCGTCCAGGGCCTTTGCCTTCCAGCACGTGGGCTTGGGTCTCCATGGTGAGCAAGCCACCCACGCCGGAACCGATGCTGACGCCGATGCGATCCGCGTTGGCGTCGGTGATCGCTAGCCCGGCATCGGCCACGGCTTGCTTGGCCGCAACGACACCGAACTTGCAAAACCGATCCCAGCGTTTCGCTTCCTTGGCTTCGAGAAAGCCAGTGGGGTCAAAATCCTTGACCTCTGCGGCGAAGCGACAGGCGTGGGCAGAGGCATCAAACAGGGTGATTCCTGCGACGCCATTGCGACCTGAGCTGAGACCGTCCCAGTAGTCGGAGACGGTATTGCCAATTGGTGTCACCGCGCCGAGGCCGGTGACCACGACGCGTTGAAGACCCTCCACCATGCCGATCCTCAGGCCTGCTTGTCTTCGATGTACTTGACGGCGTCACCGACGGTGGTGATGCCCTCAGCGGCCTCATCGGGGATTTCGATGTCGAAGGCCTCTTCCAGGGCCATCACCAGTTCAACGGTGTCGAGGGAGTCAGCGCCCAGATCGTTCTGGAAGTTGGACTCCGGCTTGACCTCGCCGGCGTCGACGCTGAGCTGCTCCGCCACGATCGAACGGACTTTTTCGAGGATCGCTTCCTGGGACATATCCGTGAAGACGGGACGACGCATCCTACGGGCTTGACCAAGGCTGCTCTCGCACTGACGCCCGGTTTGTCGTTAACAACAGTGACGGCCCTGGGTCGATGGTGGTTCGGCTGAGGTCATGACGGGTACGTTTACGCCAAGCCATTTGTTCAGGACCGGACGCATGTCCCACGCCGTCAAGATCTACGACACCTGCATCGGCTGCACTCAGTGCGTGCGTGCCTGCCCTCTCGATGTGCTCGAGATGGTTCCTTGGGACGGTTGCAAGGCCGGTCAGATCGCTTCGTCTCCCCGCACTGAAGATTGTGTCGGTTGCAAGCGCTGTGAAACAGCTTGCCCGACCGATTTCCTCTCGATTCGCGTCTATCTCGGCGACGAAACCAGCCGCAGCATGGGTCTCGCATACTGATCACTGCCAAATAGGCCATAAGCTCAGCCCGGCGGACGCCGGGCTTTTTTTATATGTGCGGAATCGTTGCGGTGATCGGCTCCAGGGAGGCTTCCCCCCTGTTGTTGGAAGGCCTGCGGCAGCTGGAATATCGCGGTTACGACTCCGCTGGTGTGGCCACCGTTGAACACGGTGCTCTCCACTGCGTCCGTGCCAAGGGGAAGTTGGTCAATCTCACCGCTCGGGTCGACCAGGACGGGGCTCCGGGGCACTGCGGTATCGGTCATACCCGCTGGGCAACCCACGGCAAGCCCGAGGAGCACAACGCCCATCCCCATCGCAATGGGTCGGGGCGGGTTGCTGTGGTGCAGAACGGCATCATCGAGAACCACCGCAGCCTCAGGGATCAGCTCACGGCCACCGGAGTGGAGTTCCGCTCCGAAACCGACACCGAGGTGATTCCCCATCTGGTGGGTGCAGAGCTGGATCGCCGGGTGGCGGATGGTGCGGCGCCCACCGGCACGTTGTTGTTGGAGGCCGTCCAGACAGTGCTTCCCCAGCTGCAAGGGGCCTATGCCCTGGCGGTGATCTGGGCGGAGGTGCCTGGTTCGTTGGTGGTGGCCCGCCGCGCTGCTCCCTTGCTGATTGGCTTGGGAGAAGGTGAATTCATCTGCGCCAGCGACACGCCGGCCTTGGCGGGTCTGACCCGCACGATCCTGCCGATGGAAGACGGCGAGGTGGCTTTGCTCAGCCCCCTCGGGATTGAGCTCTACAACGAAGCGGGTGAACGCCAGCAGCGGACGCCCACGGTGTTGAGTAATCAGGAAGGGGTCGCTGACAAGCGCGATTTCCGCCACTTCATGCTCAAGGAAATCCATGAGCAGCCGGAAACCGCAGCGCTTTGGGTGGCGCGTCATCTGCCCGCGGGGCTGACGGCAAGGAATCCAGTGGCGTTGCCGTTCGAGGAGAGCTTCTACGACGGCGTGGAGCGCATTCAGATCCTGGCCTGCGGCACCAGCCGTCACGCAGCCCAGGTGGGTGCCTATCTGCTGGAGCAGTTTGCGGGCATCCCAGCCAGCGTCTTTTACGCCAGTGAGTTTCGCTACGCCCCACCGCCGCTGGCGCCGCACACCCTCACCATCGGTGTGACCCAGTCGGGGGAAACCGCAGACACCCTGGCGGCGCTGGCGATGGAAGCCGACCGCCGTCAGGCCCATGGCGATCCGGCCTTTGCCAGCCGTCAGCTGGGCATCACCAACCGTCCGGAAAGCTCCCTGGCCCGTCAGGTCGACGCCATCCTCGATATCGGGGCAGGCATTGAGGTGGGTGTGGCGGCCACCAAGACTTTCCTCGGCCAGCTGCTGGCGTTTTATGGCCTGGCTCTGGCTTTTGCTGCCCGTCGTCAGGGGCGTAGTGAAGCCGAGATCGCGAGGTTGATTGATGAGCTGCGCCAGCTTCCAGCCCAGCTGCGTCAGCTGGTGGATGAGCACGATCAGCGATCAGAAGCCTTGGCCCACCGCTTTGCCGACACCCAGGACGTGATCTTCCTCGGTCGGGGCATTAATTACCCCATCGCCTTGGAAGGGGCGTTGAAATTGAAGGAGATCAGCTACATCCACGCCGAGGGCTATCCCGCCGGCGAGATGAAGCACGGCCCGATCGCGTTGCTCGATTCCCGGGTGCCCGTGGTGTCGATTGCGGTGCCCGGGGTGGTGTTTGAGAAGGTGCTGAGCAATGCCCAGGAGGCCAAAGCCCGGGATGCCCGCCTGATTGGCGTGGCTCCCCAAGGCCCCGATACAGAGTTGTTCGATGATCTGCTGCCGGTACCGGAGGTGAGCGAGTGGATCAGCCCCCTGCTCACGGTGGTGCCGATGCAGCTGCTCAGCTATCACATCGCTGCCCACCGCGGCCTGGATGTGGATCAGCCCCGCAATCTGGCCAAGAGCGTCACGGTGGAGTGACGCGAAAGCTCGAGGTCACTGGGGTCTGTTCAATCCCAGGCGACCGCCGTCGTAGTTGGCTTGATCACGGACTTTGGAGCACCAATCCTGATGCTGTAGGTACCAGGCAACGGTGGCTGCCAGGCCTTGCTCCACGTTGTGCCGCGGCTGCCAGCCCAGTTCCTCAGTGATGCGGGTGGGATCGATGGCGTAGCGGCGATCGTGGCCGGGGCGATCGATCACCCGGGTGATCAGGTGTGCGTGTGGAGCGTTGTTGGGGTGATGCTGATCTAGCTGGTTGCAGATGGTCGTGACCACTTCCTTGTTGGTTTTCTCCCCATGGCCGCCAACGCAGTAGCTGCGTCCTGATTGGCCTCGACAAGCCGCCAGTAGCAGGGCGTCAACGTGATCTTCCACATAGAGCCAATCGCGCACATTCAGGCCATCGCCGTAGAGGGGGATGGGTTCACCGGCGGCGGCCTTAAGGGTGACCACGGGGATCAGTTTCTCGGGAAATTGCCACGGCCCGTAGTTGTTGGAGCAGTTGGTTAGCACCACCGGCAGGCCGAAGGTGTGATGCCAGGCCTGCACCAGGTGGTCGCTGGCTGCTTTGCTGGCTGAGTAGGGGCTCCTTGGGTCGTAAGGGGTTGTCTCAGAAAAGCGACCTTCAGCGCCGAGGGACCCGAATACCTCGTCGGTGCTGATGTGGTGCAACCGGAATGCTGCGGCCCTGGCCTCACTCAACCGCTCGACATGGCTGCGGACCGCCTGCAGCAGGTTGTAAGTGCCGGTGATGTTGCTGGAGATGAATTCGCCGGGGCCGGAGATCGAACGGTCGACATGGCTTTCGGCCGCTAAATGCATCACCAGGTCTGGATTGGCCTCGCGAACGGCGGCGTCCACGGCCTCTGCATCCTTGAGGTCGACGCATTGGAGCCGATGCCGGACGCCATCGGCCTCACCCTGCTCGGCCAGAACCTCCTGAATCGATGTCAGGTCGCTGGCGTATCCCATCTTGTCGAGATTGAACACGGTGGCGTCGCTGTCGCGCAGCAGCCGGCGCACCACTGCACCACCGATGAAGCCCGCACCACCGGTGACAAGGATGCGGCGGCGGTTCCCGAGCAGGTCTGCGGTGGAGGGCATGGTCTGGCTCATGAGGCAGGGAAAAGGACTGGAGGATTGCGAGGGGAGTGAGTCGAAATGCTTCAGGCGTTGGGGACCCGCTGGAGGATGTCGTGCAGGGCAGCTTGCCAGTGCTGGCAAGGCAGCTGCAGTGCGGCGCGCGTGCTGCAGCAATCGAGCAGGGAGTAGCTGGGCCGGCGTGCCGGTGTTGGGTAGTCGGCGGTCGTGATGGGTTTGACGTGGGCGGGTTGATCCAGCAGCCCCAGGTTCTGGCTGATGTCGCCAACCGCTACTGCGACGTCGTACCAGCTCGCCGCACCGGCATCACTCCAGTGCATTACAGGCGGCAGTTCAACGCCTTTGTTGTTGATGTTGATCGCCTGCCAGCAGGCCTGGGCGAGGTTGAGTGTGCTGCTGGGACAGCCCACTTGATCCGCCACCACAGCTAGCTCGTCACGTTCGCGGTGCAAGCGCAGCATGGTGAGGGCGAAATTCTTGCCTACGGGCCCGATCACCCAGCTGGTGCGCAGCACGAACCCTGTCCCCTGTCGTCCCAGTCGCTCTTGCACAGCCGCTTCTCCCGCGGCTTTCGACGCGCCATAAACGCCCAGGGGATCGCGGGCCTGGTCGACGGTGTAGGGGGAGCCTTGGTTGCCGTTGAAGACGAAATCAGTGCTCAGTTGCAGCATCCGACCGCCTCGCTCTCCCAAGGCATTAGCGAAGGCTTCCGGTGCTCCCGAATTGACGGCGTGGGCAAGATCCCGCTCCGATTCAGCCTTGTCCACAGCGGTGTAGGCACCGGCATTAAGCACCCAGTCGGGTTGATGGTGAAACACCGCATCGCGGCAGGCTTCTGCATCCGCTAAGTCAAACTCCTGGCGGCTGGTGGCGATCAGCTCAACACCCTCTGGGACTGAGGCGATAAGGGCTTGCCCCAGCTGACCGGCCGCTCCGGTGAGCAGAATTTTCATCAGAACACATCTCCGGTGCTGGTGGCAGCCTGAAAACTCGCAGCGTCTGCGTCTTTGTCAGACAGGCTCACAGCCGTGCCTTTCAGCTGGTGCACCGGCCAGGTAATCGCAAGGCTGGGATCGTCCCAGCGGATGGCGCGTTCGCAGTCTTTGTTCCAGAAGCCACGGGCCTTGTATTGCAC contains these protein-coding regions:
- a CDS encoding tetratricopeptide repeat protein, whose protein sequence is MTRLWALVLVLLMAWGAVPRPVFATPGLDQALFDQALQASRNGDIAEALPLWNRYLDAHPGDAAALSNRGNVRLVLGDAEGAIRDQSRSLELSPDEIDPHLNRGTAEEALQQWDAAAADYDWILERDPAEASALYNLGNVRGSQQDWTMAADLYNHAALARPGFAMARSSEAMARYQLEQFEQAERELRNLIRRYPMFADARAGLSALLWKQGQGGEAESHWAAASGLDPRYRQADWLLSVRRWPPGPTADLMAFLDLKS
- a CDS encoding DUF3188 domain-containing protein, whose amino-acid sequence is MSRPRYPVGHVWLSLAAPLLTVLGLVALLQRQGNDRLQALPAILVGIGLVISAVVGRRRRRRRLLLALRSTATERPDSQPPR
- a CDS encoding amidohydrolase, encoding MSVTPCWQPALERDLPGLLELRRHLHAHPELSGEEHQTAALVAGELRQQGWQVREAVGRTGVVADLGPVQGARVGLRVDMDALPVEEHTDLPYASRRQGVMHACGHDLHTCIGLGVARMLAVQHAETPLQRGVRLLFQPAEELATGARWMRDDGALDGLSALYGVHVFPSLMVGTVGVRSGSLTAAAGELSIEVIGEGGHGARPHQSVDAIWIASRVVTGLQEAISRRLDALHPVVVSFGRIEGGRAFNVIADRVSLLGTLRCLDGELHERLPGWIEETVKAICASFGATAEVRYRCIAPPVLNDPALTELLERCAIDELGKAQVLRLDQPSLGAEDFAELVQTIPGSMFRLGVAGPEGCAPLHNGRFCPDEASLGVGIRVLTATLLAWMGEPAQEPSS
- the ruvB gene encoding Holliday junction branch migration DNA helicase RuvB; amino-acid sequence: MAIESSAARTQRVRKDSPAPSGSAARPSPLLSPEPSAQESASPREDGLRPRRLNDYIGQRELKQVLGIAVQAASARGDALDHVLLYGPPGLGKTTMALVLAEELGVTCRITSAPALERPRDIVGLLVNLQPRELLFIDEIHRLTRVAEELLYPAMEDRRLDLTVGKGSTARTRTLDLPPFTLVGATTRAGSLSSPLRDRFGLIQRLEFYGQEDLEAIVERAAGLLGLKLSPQGCTEIARRCRGTPRIANRLLRRVRDVASVRGAASGDPVEATVIDAELVDEALSLHRVDGRGLDASDRRLLELLLQGHGGGPVGLDTLAAALGEDSTTLETVVEPYLLQLGFLQRTPRGRVVTAAGRRHLGWPVDGDPASGQEVA
- the thiC gene encoding phosphomethylpyrimidine synthase ThiC, translating into MRASWVSARKGQANVSQMHYARQGLITEEMAHVAKRENLPESLIMEEVARGRMIIPANINHTNLEPMAIGIASKCKVNANIGASPNASDAAEEVKKLQLAVKYGADTVMDLSTGGVNLDEVRTAIINASPVPIGTVPVYQALESVHGSIERLSEDDFLHIIEKHCQQGVDYQTIHAGLLIEHLPKVKGRITGIVSRGGGILAQWMLYHHKQNPLYTRFDDICEIFKRYDCTFSLGDSLRPGCQHDASDAAQLAELHTLGELTRRAWQHDVQVMVEGPGHVPLDQIEFNVKKQMEECSEAPFYVLGPLVTDIAPGYDHITSAIGAAMAGWHGTAMLCYVTPKEHLGLPNADDVREGLIAYKIAAHAADIARHRPGARDRDDELSRARYNFDWNKQFELSLDPERAKEYHDETLPADIYKQAEFCSMCGPKHCPMQTKITDADLEGLEDVLKAQGAAEFTAVKQDKA
- a CDS encoding HEAT repeat domain-containing protein, encoding MTSMPESQPLPDPEALREAIGSGDPMRALPSLARLREFPSTDDDALVVPLLILGSEQSAFVVRSLSCSGLGMRRNEQGWAVLTRLVSADEDANVRAEAANALASFGVERSWTLLRERFVVDDAWLVRCSILSAFAEDPSINPAWLLDLAQLAINDGDGTVRVGGAEILGRLVHDSAPQAAEARALLQELQRDGDHRVVAAALNGLQS